The following proteins come from a genomic window of Corallococcus sp. NCRR:
- a CDS encoding type II and III secretion system protein family protein, protein MFTRFTQALALGAVVTVVASAPAQAQEGSSVSLGVGTQKVLTIPGLSRVALGDPSIAEVKTLGTGQLLVTGNAEGKTTLLVWKSSGQRISYLVTVRKQDPNEVISEIKRLLGEIEGVSVRMVGDRIYLDGQAYTTQDADRIEQVVSLYPNVKSFVKIAPNAKKLVAQNLNAAFQKAGLKNVQANVVGATIFLEGSVESQQDLQKAELITKAIGEKVENLLVVGIKRMILSEVQFVEIRRNSRDRYGIKYPTDITGTLSATANLNKALLPSGDAVSTLTLGAIGGSDLSIGFQANDGYGRLLAQPKLVCASGEKAEFLAGGEVPIPLITNTQFTVEYKPYGVILNIRPTADRNGNIQTEVEAEASEIDTSVSVSFGGSSAIPGFRTRKVKTNVTVRHGETIVLSGVFSHDEQKAVAKLPGLGHIPIVGELFKNRAFDSTKRELVIFVTPRIVNPDSDKVRSIIEDVKTRYKQARSEVNFNIFD, encoded by the coding sequence ATGTTCACTCGCTTCACGCAAGCCCTGGCGCTCGGCGCCGTCGTCACGGTGGTGGCCAGCGCCCCTGCCCAGGCCCAGGAGGGCAGCTCCGTCAGCCTGGGTGTGGGCACCCAGAAGGTGCTCACCATTCCCGGCCTCAGCCGCGTCGCGCTGGGTGATCCGTCCATCGCCGAGGTGAAGACGCTGGGCACCGGCCAGCTGCTCGTCACCGGTAACGCCGAGGGCAAGACGACGCTGCTCGTCTGGAAGTCCTCCGGTCAGCGCATCAGCTACCTGGTGACGGTCCGCAAGCAGGACCCCAACGAGGTCATCTCCGAGATCAAGCGCCTGCTCGGTGAGATTGAAGGCGTGTCCGTGCGCATGGTGGGCGACCGCATCTACCTGGACGGTCAGGCCTACACCACGCAGGACGCGGACCGCATCGAGCAGGTGGTGAGCCTGTACCCGAACGTGAAGTCGTTCGTGAAGATCGCCCCCAACGCCAAGAAGCTCGTCGCGCAGAACCTGAACGCGGCCTTCCAGAAGGCGGGCCTGAAGAACGTGCAGGCCAATGTGGTGGGCGCGACCATCTTCCTGGAGGGCTCCGTGGAGAGCCAGCAGGACCTCCAGAAGGCGGAGCTCATCACCAAGGCCATCGGTGAGAAGGTGGAGAACCTGCTCGTCGTCGGCATCAAGCGGATGATCCTCTCCGAGGTCCAGTTCGTCGAAATCCGCCGCAACAGCCGCGACCGCTACGGCATCAAGTACCCCACGGACATCACCGGCACGCTGTCCGCCACCGCGAACCTGAACAAGGCGCTGCTGCCCTCCGGCGACGCCGTCTCCACCCTCACGCTGGGCGCGATCGGCGGCTCCGACCTGAGCATCGGCTTCCAGGCCAACGACGGTTACGGCCGCCTGCTGGCGCAGCCCAAGCTGGTGTGCGCCAGCGGTGAGAAGGCGGAGTTCCTCGCCGGCGGCGAGGTGCCCATCCCCCTCATCACCAACACGCAGTTCACGGTGGAGTACAAGCCCTACGGCGTCATCCTGAACATCCGCCCCACCGCGGACCGCAACGGCAACATCCAGACCGAGGTGGAGGCCGAGGCCTCCGAAATCGACACCTCCGTGTCCGTGTCCTTCGGTGGTTCGTCCGCCATCCCGGGCTTCCGCACCCGCAAGGTCAAGACGAACGTCACCGTGCGCCACGGAGAAACGATCGTGCTGTCCGGCGTGTTCAGCCACGACGAGCAGAAGGCCGTCGCGAAGCTGCCCGGCCTGGGTCACATCCCCATCGTGGGCGAGCTGTTCAAGAACCGCGCGTTCGACTCCACCAAGCGCGAGCTGGTGATCTTCGTCACCCCGCGCATCGTGAATCCGGACTCGGACAAGGTCCGCAGCATCATCGAGGACGTGAAGACCCGCTACAAGCAGGCCCGCTCCGAGGTGAACTTCAACATCTTCGACTGA
- a CDS encoding A24 family peptidase: MTPAQLASWTILGVALVIAVVTDVLRRLIPNAVTYPLIVLGLGLRGVSEGVGGLESGVVSGLLAGAGLALLLVPGALRGRMGWGDVKLMAGVGCVLGFPTVLAAAAFISLTGALQAIVTLLWQGAVWDTLAAVARRWAVRMKWMREETSPSPARHIPYGVSIALGTFWAMWWQQQHLG; encoded by the coding sequence ATGACACCTGCTCAGCTCGCGTCGTGGACGATTCTGGGAGTGGCCCTGGTGATTGCGGTGGTGACCGACGTGCTGCGCCGGCTCATCCCGAACGCCGTGACCTATCCCCTCATCGTGCTGGGGCTCGGGCTGCGCGGCGTGTCCGAAGGGGTGGGCGGGCTGGAGTCGGGGGTGGTGAGCGGGCTTCTGGCGGGCGCGGGACTCGCGCTGCTGCTGGTGCCGGGTGCGCTGCGCGGGCGCATGGGGTGGGGTGACGTCAAGCTGATGGCGGGCGTGGGTTGCGTGCTGGGCTTTCCCACGGTGCTCGCCGCGGCGGCCTTCATCTCGCTCACGGGCGCGCTGCAGGCCATCGTCACGCTGCTGTGGCAGGGGGCCGTCTGGGACACGCTGGCGGCGGTGGCCCGTCGCTGGGCGGTGCGGATGAAATGGATGCGCGAGGAAACCTCGCCCTCGCCCGCGCGACACATCCCCTACGGCGTCTCCATCGCGCTCGGGACTTTCTGGGCCATGTGGTGGCAGCAACAACATCTGGGATAG
- a CDS encoding FHA domain-containing protein — protein sequence MIDQNSRPARKVGIAEHLWETYEEMAQQMGSDRDALINQALFMFARLNGFIDVRTKGEPAVAAVPSSAPAAAARPAAAPPPAAAAKGAPPVLSPAPPPRGAARNVDERPSSNGLDNDPVRREVAERVLETAAELERLIKGKNEPPPPAADDMIEDEEEPLPEQEEPPLDDMQDEPPEEAEEEEAMEEPDEEEGAALYLVTESGEQEKIVKDRYVIGRGKHCDFVINSGKVSREHAVIARDGGDFYIEDLGSSNGTWFNKQRIKRRKVEDGDEYFICSEKIRLVIH from the coding sequence ATGATCGATCAGAACTCCCGTCCCGCACGCAAGGTCGGCATCGCCGAGCACCTGTGGGAGACGTACGAAGAGATGGCCCAGCAGATGGGGTCGGATCGCGACGCGCTCATCAACCAGGCGCTGTTCATGTTCGCGCGCCTCAACGGCTTCATCGACGTGAGGACGAAGGGCGAGCCCGCCGTGGCGGCGGTGCCGTCATCCGCGCCCGCCGCGGCGGCGCGTCCGGCCGCGGCTCCGCCCCCGGCCGCCGCGGCCAAGGGCGCTCCGCCGGTGCTGTCCCCCGCGCCGCCCCCGCGAGGCGCCGCGCGCAACGTGGATGAGCGCCCGTCCTCCAACGGCCTGGACAATGATCCGGTGCGCCGCGAGGTCGCCGAGCGCGTCCTGGAGACTGCCGCCGAGTTGGAGCGGCTCATCAAGGGCAAGAACGAGCCGCCTCCGCCCGCCGCGGACGACATGATCGAGGACGAGGAGGAGCCCCTGCCCGAGCAGGAGGAGCCGCCGCTCGACGACATGCAGGACGAGCCGCCGGAAGAGGCCGAGGAAGAAGAGGCCATGGAGGAGCCGGACGAGGAGGAGGGCGCCGCGCTCTACCTCGTCACGGAGTCCGGCGAGCAGGAGAAGATCGTCAAGGACCGCTACGTCATCGGACGCGGCAAGCACTGCGACTTCGTCATCAACTCCGGCAAGGTGTCGCGCGAGCACGCCGTCATCGCCCGCGACGGCGGCGACTTCTACATCGAAGACCTCGGCTCCTCGAACGGGACCTGGTTCAACAAGCAGCGCATCAAGCGCCGCAAGGTCGAGGACGGGGACGAGTACTTCATCTGCAGCGAGAAGATCCGCCTCGTCATCCACTGA
- a CDS encoding YncE family protein yields the protein MRLHFLTPALLLLGACSIESEPNPPPSTRFVYPSGVAFWRPPAAGGPSASNGYLFVANANFDNCYDSGSVVALNLDTLSTQVDGQTVTVPHLGGALPDAPLAFEDLASADESLVQIRSFAGELGLWVNPATGLPRLFVPSRAEGNNLNAVDVSLEANGAPVLTCVQGGMDCRTGALSLTEDIPSSLSDEGRADLPRAPSPIGVTVDEASGNLYVTHSEAADSPARSSSNFESYLATVKLDNPTRDSLGFISLSPEGYLYGGSDSVTVGTGFLYVTGRNFVAGISGTVAGNFVLRLVDKNDPGTILEPSLQAEYRIREARAARVVPRPVTAEERAVRPNFVRERLYMLARGPDTLLTLDFEYDAVPGGTSTQPFFRVVSAVPMPDGVSDMQIISRTPGASNADTHIIAVTSTGDSAVSLYDEALGQVVAQVPLVNNQNQTSNPSQAFGLTVDNPAGTNAARLFVTNFGDSQVAIVDIPDLSRPQDARLVARLGIQQQRDPNQGTSVCQEN from the coding sequence ATGCGCCTCCACTTCCTGACTCCCGCGCTGCTGCTCCTCGGGGCGTGTTCGATTGAATCCGAACCGAACCCGCCTCCGTCCACCCGCTTCGTGTACCCCAGCGGGGTGGCCTTCTGGCGCCCTCCAGCGGCGGGCGGCCCGTCGGCGAGCAATGGCTACCTGTTCGTCGCGAACGCCAACTTCGACAACTGCTACGACTCCGGTTCGGTGGTGGCGCTGAACCTGGACACGCTGAGCACGCAGGTGGACGGGCAGACCGTCACGGTGCCCCACCTGGGCGGCGCGCTCCCGGACGCTCCGCTCGCTTTCGAGGACCTGGCGTCCGCGGACGAGTCGCTCGTGCAGATCCGCAGCTTCGCGGGCGAATTGGGCCTGTGGGTGAACCCGGCCACGGGGCTGCCGCGCCTGTTCGTGCCCTCGCGCGCGGAGGGCAACAACCTGAACGCGGTGGACGTGAGCCTGGAGGCCAACGGCGCTCCGGTGCTCACCTGCGTGCAGGGCGGCATGGACTGCCGCACCGGCGCGTTGTCGCTCACCGAGGACATCCCGTCGTCCCTCAGCGACGAGGGGCGCGCGGACCTGCCCCGCGCTCCGTCGCCTATCGGCGTGACGGTGGATGAGGCGAGCGGCAACCTGTACGTGACGCACTCGGAGGCGGCGGACTCGCCCGCCAGGTCCAGCAGCAACTTCGAGAGCTACCTGGCCACGGTGAAGCTGGACAACCCCACGCGGGACTCGCTGGGCTTCATCTCGCTGTCTCCCGAGGGCTACCTCTACGGCGGCTCGGATTCGGTGACGGTGGGCACGGGCTTCCTCTACGTGACGGGCCGCAACTTCGTGGCCGGCATCAGCGGCACCGTGGCCGGCAACTTCGTGCTGCGGCTGGTGGACAAGAACGACCCCGGCACCATCCTGGAGCCCTCGCTGCAGGCGGAGTACCGCATCCGCGAGGCGCGCGCCGCGCGCGTGGTGCCCCGTCCGGTGACGGCGGAGGAGCGGGCGGTGCGTCCGAACTTCGTGCGCGAGCGGCTGTACATGCTGGCGCGCGGCCCGGACACGCTGCTCACGCTCGACTTCGAATATGACGCGGTGCCGGGCGGCACCTCCACGCAGCCCTTCTTCCGCGTGGTCTCCGCGGTGCCCATGCCCGACGGCGTGAGCGACATGCAGATCATCTCGCGGACGCCGGGCGCGTCCAACGCGGACACCCACATCATCGCGGTGACGAGCACCGGCGACAGCGCGGTGTCCCTCTACGACGAGGCGCTCGGGCAGGTCGTGGCGCAGGTGCCGCTCGTCAACAACCAGAACCAGACCAGCAACCCGTCCCAGGCCTTCGGGCTGACGGTGGACAACCCCGCCGGGACGAACGCGGCGCGGCTGTTCGTGACCAACTTCGGTGACAGCCAGGTGGCCATCGTGGACATCCCCGACCTGTCGCGTCCCCAGGACGCGCGGCTGGTGGCCAGGCTGGGCATCCAGCAGCAGCGTGATCCGAACCAGGGCACCAGCGTGTGCCAGGAGAACTGA
- the glyS gene encoding glycine--tRNA ligase subunit beta has translation MARDLLLEVGAEEIPASFIIPALEDLKRVLTERMADARLKHGEVRTFGTPRRLAVQVRDVADAGEDITKEVLGPSAKAAFDAQGKPTKAAEKFAESLKLSVDALGRTTNAKGEYLSARVEEKGRPAEAILQDALHAAVHGINFKKSMRWGDVDTAFARPVQWLVALLGDTQLPVVLGDVKSGRTTYGHRFLAPGAITLKAPADYEAALEKAHVIADIAKRRAELVRKVNAAAASAGARLLEDEGLVDQVTNLVELPSPVVGSFEERHLDLPPEVLVQEMKSHQRYFSLTDAKGKLLPRFIAVSNTPVRDEQLSLRGYQRVLAARLADGRFFFDEDRRTPLADRVEKLGRVVWQGQLGTYLEKVERFRALAGWLAQATGRAGEAATVERAATLSKADLVTGMVGEFPELQGVMGREYAKAGGEPDAVALAIFEHYLPRGAEDALPSQDAGALIGLADRLDSLCGIFAIGRAPSGAADPFALRRACLSIIRIVLGRGYRFSLSAAVDEALRLLAPKLANVKRKPGEAAPREQVLEFFRGRLKALWGEQHRTDVVEAVLSVGFDDLVAAKKRLEALSVLVGHSDFQPLAAAFKRVVNIVEKQGKDVAGGQTNPQRFTDEPEKNLHTAFTQARTRVGEHVRADDFAGALKEITGLKPAVDTFFDKVMVMAEDKDLRENRIRFLTEIGALFNQVADFSKIQAETAAA, from the coding sequence GTGGCGCGTGATCTGCTGCTGGAGGTCGGCGCCGAGGAGATCCCGGCGTCGTTCATCATCCCCGCGCTGGAGGACCTGAAGCGCGTGCTCACCGAGCGCATGGCCGACGCCCGCCTGAAGCACGGCGAGGTGCGCACGTTCGGCACGCCGCGCCGGCTGGCCGTCCAGGTCCGCGACGTGGCGGACGCGGGCGAGGACATCACGAAGGAGGTGCTGGGGCCCAGCGCCAAGGCCGCCTTCGACGCGCAGGGCAAGCCCACCAAGGCGGCGGAGAAGTTCGCCGAGAGCCTCAAGCTGTCCGTGGACGCGCTCGGGCGCACCACCAACGCCAAGGGCGAGTACCTCTCCGCGCGCGTGGAGGAGAAGGGCCGTCCCGCGGAGGCCATCCTCCAGGACGCGCTGCACGCGGCGGTGCACGGCATCAACTTCAAGAAGTCCATGCGCTGGGGTGACGTGGACACGGCCTTCGCGCGCCCGGTGCAGTGGCTGGTGGCGCTCCTGGGCGACACGCAGCTGCCGGTGGTGCTGGGCGACGTGAAGTCGGGCCGCACGACCTACGGCCACCGCTTCCTCGCGCCGGGCGCCATCACGCTGAAGGCGCCCGCGGACTACGAGGCCGCGCTGGAGAAGGCGCACGTCATCGCGGACATCGCGAAGCGCCGCGCGGAGCTGGTGCGCAAGGTGAACGCCGCGGCCGCCTCGGCGGGCGCCCGGCTCCTGGAGGACGAGGGCCTGGTGGACCAGGTGACGAACCTGGTGGAGCTGCCGAGCCCCGTGGTGGGCAGCTTCGAGGAGCGCCACCTGGACCTGCCGCCGGAGGTCCTGGTGCAGGAGATGAAGAGCCACCAGCGCTACTTCTCCCTGACGGACGCGAAGGGGAAGCTCCTGCCGCGCTTCATCGCCGTGTCCAACACGCCGGTGCGCGACGAGCAGCTGTCCCTGCGCGGCTACCAGCGCGTGCTGGCGGCGCGGCTCGCGGACGGGCGCTTCTTCTTCGACGAGGACCGCCGCACCCCGCTGGCCGACCGCGTGGAGAAGCTGGGCCGCGTGGTGTGGCAGGGTCAGCTGGGCACGTACCTGGAGAAGGTGGAGCGCTTCCGCGCGCTGGCGGGCTGGCTGGCCCAGGCCACGGGCAGGGCAGGGGAGGCGGCCACGGTGGAGCGCGCCGCCACGCTGTCCAAGGCGGACCTCGTCACCGGCATGGTGGGCGAGTTCCCGGAGCTCCAGGGCGTGATGGGCCGCGAGTACGCGAAGGCGGGCGGCGAGCCCGACGCGGTGGCGCTGGCCATCTTCGAGCACTACCTGCCCCGCGGCGCCGAGGACGCGCTGCCGTCGCAGGACGCGGGCGCGCTCATCGGCCTAGCGGACCGGCTGGACTCGCTGTGCGGCATCTTCGCCATTGGCAGGGCGCCGTCCGGCGCGGCGGATCCGTTCGCGCTGCGCCGCGCGTGCCTGTCCATCATCCGCATCGTGCTGGGGCGCGGCTACCGCTTCAGCCTGTCCGCCGCGGTGGATGAGGCGCTGCGCCTGCTGGCCCCCAAGCTGGCCAACGTGAAGCGCAAGCCGGGTGAGGCGGCCCCGCGCGAGCAGGTGCTGGAGTTCTTCCGCGGCCGCCTCAAGGCGCTGTGGGGCGAGCAGCACCGCACGGACGTCGTGGAGGCGGTGCTGTCCGTGGGCTTCGACGACCTCGTGGCGGCGAAGAAGCGCCTGGAGGCCCTGAGCGTGCTCGTGGGCCACTCGGACTTCCAGCCGCTGGCGGCGGCGTTCAAGCGCGTGGTCAACATCGTGGAGAAGCAGGGCAAGGACGTGGCCGGCGGGCAGACCAACCCGCAGCGGTTCACCGACGAGCCGGAGAAGAACCTCCACACCGCCTTCACCCAGGCGCGCACCCGGGTGGGTGAGCACGTGCGCGCGGACGACTTCGCCGGCGCGCTCAAGGAGATCACCGGCCTGAAGCCCGCCGTGGACACCTTCTTCGACAAGGTGATGGTGATGGCCGAGGACAAGGACCTGCGGGAGAACCGCATCCGGTTCCTCACGGAGATTGGCGCCCTGTTCAACCAGGTGGCGGACTTTTCCAAGATCCAGGCCGAGACCGCCGCGGCCTGA
- the glyQ gene encoding glycine--tRNA ligase subunit alpha, which produces MYFQDLILTLQKHWADQGCIVTQSYDTEVGAGTMAPYTFLRALGPEPWNVAYVQPSRRPADGRFGENPNRLFQHHQFQVILKPAPKNVQELYLESLRKIGMDPLEHDIRFVEDDWESPTLGAWGLGWEVWCDGMEVTQFTYFQQCGGFDCRPVAAELTYGLERLTMYLQNVENVFDIEWVKGVKYREVFHANEVEMSKYALHESDPQMLFTLFDAYEKECKRLIERHLPLPAYDYALKCSHTFNLLDARGAISVTERANFIKRVRDNARLCAEGYLQMRERLGFPLTKTPWTVGEQPPVLEGKPASDYWKTVQLNKPVEKKEKAEVSRGA; this is translated from the coding sequence ATGTATTTCCAGGACCTCATCCTCACGCTCCAGAAGCACTGGGCCGACCAGGGATGCATCGTCACCCAGTCGTACGACACGGAAGTCGGCGCGGGCACGATGGCCCCGTACACGTTCCTGCGCGCGCTCGGTCCCGAGCCCTGGAACGTCGCCTACGTGCAGCCCTCGCGGCGCCCCGCCGACGGCCGCTTCGGTGAGAACCCGAACCGCCTGTTCCAGCACCACCAGTTCCAGGTCATCCTCAAGCCCGCGCCCAAGAACGTCCAGGAGCTATACCTGGAGTCGCTGCGGAAGATCGGGATGGACCCGCTGGAGCACGACATCCGCTTCGTCGAGGACGACTGGGAGTCCCCCACGCTGGGCGCCTGGGGCCTGGGCTGGGAGGTGTGGTGCGACGGGATGGAGGTGACGCAGTTCACCTACTTCCAGCAGTGCGGCGGCTTCGACTGCCGCCCCGTGGCCGCGGAGCTGACGTACGGGCTCGAGCGCCTCACGATGTACCTGCAGAACGTGGAGAACGTCTTCGACATCGAGTGGGTCAAGGGCGTGAAGTACCGCGAGGTCTTCCACGCGAACGAAGTGGAGATGAGCAAGTACGCCCTCCACGAGTCCGACCCGCAGATGCTCTTCACGCTGTTCGACGCGTACGAGAAGGAGTGCAAGCGGCTCATCGAGCGCCACCTGCCGCTGCCCGCGTACGACTACGCGCTCAAGTGCTCGCACACGTTCAACCTGCTGGACGCGCGCGGCGCCATCTCCGTCACCGAGCGCGCCAACTTCATCAAGCGCGTGCGTGACAACGCGCGCCTGTGCGCGGAAGGGTATCTCCAGATGCGCGAGCGGCTGGGCTTCCCGCTGACGAAGACGCCGTGGACCGTGGGCGAGCAGCCGCCGGTGCTGGAGGGCAAGCCCGCCAGCGACTACTGGAAGACGGTGCAGCTCAACAAGCCGGTGGAGAAGAAGGAGAAGGCGGAGGTGTCCCGTGGCGCGTGA
- a CDS encoding serine/threonine-protein kinase has translation MSTQGVAGDDPDRGRRIGKYEILTRLSMGGMAELFLAYTSGPGGFRKFVAVKQILPDIKKDDQFVKMFLDEARITAAFSHANIGQVFDLGEEDGELYLAMEFLPGQNLEQVVKMAERRKYALPLGFSARVIRDTCLGLHYAHHFMDPSGRPVAVVHRDVSPKNVMLTYDGVVKVIDFGIAKARGKLGRTQVGTVKGTSGYMSPEQVRNKDLDGRSDQFSTGVMLHELLAGQRLFNAPGEAAVMMQIVDGDIPAPRSLNAAVPEALEAVVLKALSRDTTQRFGTCREMARAIEATLGSELFDEDQMTAVMGELFEEKRQKTRTLLELASRAEDARVSEAAGALQVEEGSEQAASAATAQVKSPHAEAPSPDVAASFKPTPVRRTATESATPAPRATPRPANEAVEARASRVNTPAVTPRAQRPAGADGTPVPRVVRPPADAVRPSRARPSARPEPAEARDAAPSDGLMDPPSELQTQRFKARPVRGTARSSRQVEQEASVEEAPPVAPPVREGSGWGMRLFLLFLLGGVAYLATLEPVRRVFMPAFDSAKQWVKAELDPPPPVDPAANGQWPPKPSGPPPGFVQKTTPEPAQVDPTPPPEPVVVAPPIDTKQAPAAKGGRKTKPAATTDAPAPVVAKAEPRPAKPAPTERSPEPVTTVSQEENPEVLDTSTSKGAAKAGLGWLTLYTVPKNAAVFDGATQLGTSPLNKFPLPIGTYRLRVVDPQDPGGTSKLLSAPIRPGEVTKLQIRLADLPDYSD, from the coding sequence ATGAGTACGCAGGGAGTCGCCGGAGACGATCCCGACCGGGGGCGGCGCATTGGAAAGTACGAGATCCTCACCCGACTCTCGATGGGCGGGATGGCGGAGCTGTTCCTCGCGTACACCTCCGGCCCCGGTGGCTTCCGCAAGTTCGTGGCGGTGAAGCAGATCCTCCCCGACATCAAGAAGGACGACCAGTTCGTCAAGATGTTCCTCGACGAGGCGCGCATCACCGCGGCCTTCTCGCACGCGAACATCGGACAGGTGTTCGACCTGGGGGAGGAGGACGGCGAGCTGTACCTCGCCATGGAGTTCCTGCCCGGCCAGAACCTGGAGCAGGTGGTGAAGATGGCGGAGCGGCGCAAGTACGCGCTGCCGCTGGGCTTCAGCGCGCGTGTCATCCGCGACACGTGCCTGGGCCTGCACTACGCCCACCACTTCATGGACCCGTCCGGCCGCCCCGTGGCGGTGGTGCACCGCGACGTGTCCCCGAAGAACGTGATGCTCACCTACGACGGCGTCGTGAAGGTGATCGACTTCGGCATCGCCAAGGCGCGCGGCAAGCTGGGCCGCACGCAGGTGGGCACCGTGAAGGGGACCAGCGGGTACATGTCCCCGGAGCAGGTGCGCAACAAGGACCTGGATGGCCGCAGCGACCAGTTCTCCACCGGCGTGATGCTCCATGAGCTGCTCGCCGGACAGCGCCTGTTCAACGCGCCCGGCGAGGCCGCCGTGATGATGCAAATCGTGGACGGGGACATCCCCGCGCCGCGCTCGCTCAACGCGGCCGTGCCGGAGGCCCTGGAAGCGGTGGTGCTCAAGGCGCTGTCGCGCGATACCACCCAGCGCTTCGGCACCTGCCGGGAGATGGCGCGCGCCATCGAGGCCACGCTGGGCTCCGAGCTGTTCGACGAAGACCAGATGACCGCCGTCATGGGCGAGCTCTTCGAGGAGAAGCGCCAGAAGACGCGCACGCTCCTGGAGCTGGCCAGCCGCGCCGAGGACGCCCGCGTCAGCGAGGCCGCCGGCGCGCTCCAGGTGGAGGAGGGCAGTGAGCAGGCCGCCTCGGCGGCCACCGCGCAGGTGAAGTCGCCGCACGCGGAGGCCCCGTCCCCGGACGTCGCGGCGTCCTTCAAGCCCACGCCCGTCCGCCGCACCGCCACGGAGTCCGCGACGCCCGCGCCCCGCGCGACCCCGCGTCCCGCCAATGAGGCCGTGGAGGCCCGCGCCTCTCGCGTCAACACGCCCGCCGTGACGCCGCGAGCGCAGCGGCCCGCGGGGGCGGATGGGACGCCAGTTCCCCGGGTCGTTCGTCCTCCCGCGGACGCCGTGCGGCCCTCGCGGGCCCGTCCCAGCGCTCGGCCGGAGCCCGCCGAAGCCCGCGACGCAGCCCCGTCCGACGGGCTGATGGATCCGCCCAGCGAGCTCCAGACCCAGCGCTTCAAGGCCCGCCCGGTGCGCGGCACCGCGCGGTCCTCGCGGCAGGTGGAGCAAGAGGCGTCCGTTGAAGAAGCGCCCCCCGTGGCCCCGCCCGTGCGCGAGGGCTCCGGCTGGGGCATGCGGTTGTTCCTGCTCTTCCTCCTGGGCGGCGTGGCGTACCTGGCGACGCTCGAACCCGTGCGCCGCGTGTTCATGCCGGCGTTCGACTCCGCGAAGCAGTGGGTGAAGGCGGAGCTGGATCCGCCCCCTCCGGTGGACCCCGCCGCGAACGGACAGTGGCCGCCGAAGCCCTCCGGTCCTCCGCCGGGTTTCGTCCAGAAGACCACCCCCGAGCCCGCGCAGGTTGATCCGACGCCCCCGCCCGAACCGGTGGTGGTCGCGCCGCCCATCGACACGAAGCAGGCCCCCGCTGCCAAGGGGGGACGCAAGACGAAGCCGGCCGCCACGACGGACGCGCCCGCGCCCGTGGTGGCGAAGGCGGAGCCGCGCCCCGCGAAGCCCGCGCCCACGGAGCGGTCCCCGGAGCCCGTCACCACCGTCTCTCAGGAGGAGAACCCGGAGGTGCTCGACACGAGCACCTCCAAGGGCGCTGCGAAGGCGGGCCTGGGCTGGCTGACGCTCTACACGGTGCCGAAGAACGCGGCCGTGTTCGACGGCGCCACGCAACTGGGCACGTCCCCGTTGAACAAGTTCCCCCTGCCCATCGGGACGTACCGTCTGCGCGTGGTGGACCCGCAGGATCCCGGCGGTACGAGCAAGCTGTTGTCCGCTCCCATCCGTCCCGGCGAGGTGACGAAGCTGCAGATTCGACTGGCCGACCTGCCGGACTACTCGGACTGA
- a CDS encoding nucleotidyltransferase domain-containing protein, giving the protein MKGRVTEHQERMADRVLDAESLLREHLVISLSGAHAYGFPSHDSDLDLKAIHIAPTAALLGLQPRHVPAERLEVLEGVEVDYSSNELQPVLLGILQGNGNYIERVLGAITVRALPDLEALRPRVRTVLSRRIHRHYRGFAQGQLREWEKSGFRSVKKLLYVLRTTLTGTHALRTGEVETDVTVLLEPYGFGEARALVERKRSGERIELTDALSAQWQGEVTRAFAVLDAADAASVLPLEPQPAAVAALEAWMLDVRRRRFGA; this is encoded by the coding sequence ATGAAGGGCAGGGTGACGGAGCATCAGGAGCGCATGGCGGACCGCGTGCTGGACGCGGAGTCCCTCCTGCGCGAGCACCTGGTCATCTCGCTGTCGGGCGCGCATGCGTACGGTTTCCCGTCGCATGACAGCGACCTGGACCTGAAGGCCATCCACATCGCGCCCACCGCCGCGCTCCTGGGCCTCCAGCCCCGGCACGTGCCGGCGGAGCGGCTGGAGGTGCTGGAGGGCGTGGAGGTGGACTACTCGTCCAACGAGCTGCAGCCCGTGCTGCTGGGCATCCTCCAGGGCAACGGCAACTACATCGAGCGCGTGCTGGGGGCCATCACCGTGCGGGCCCTGCCGGATCTGGAGGCGCTGCGTCCGCGGGTGCGGACCGTGCTGTCGCGGCGCATCCACCGGCACTATCGCGGCTTCGCGCAGGGACAGCTCCGCGAGTGGGAGAAGAGCGGATTCCGCTCCGTGAAGAAGTTGCTGTACGTGCTGCGCACGACGCTCACTGGAACGCACGCGCTGCGCACGGGCGAGGTGGAGACGGACGTCACCGTCCTGCTGGAGCCGTATGGCTTTGGCGAAGCCCGAGCGCTGGTGGAGCGCAAGCGGAGCGGTGAGCGCATCGAGCTGACCGACGCGCTCAGCGCGCAGTGGCAGGGGGAGGTGACGCGCGCCTTCGCGGTGCTCGACGCGGCGGACGCGGCCTCCGTGTTGCCTCTGGAGCCACAACCGGCGGCCGTGGCCGCGCTCGAGGCCTGGATGCTCGACGTGCGGCGCCGGCGTTTCGGCGCCTAA